ACACTCGGCCACGATTTCGTCCACAGATAAAACCTCGGAGGAGACAACGGCGTCATCAGTAGAAACGTAATCACTGTACGCGATTCCATCACCAACAGTTTGCATCGCTGCGCAGAGTTCGTCGCAGTCGGCGAAGGCTTCATCTCCAACGGCTTCTTCGGTGCCGTCTACACGCGCGCTGAAGCACTTCGCGAAGCAGTGTTGAACCGTACTTGCAGTGACAGCGCTCCACGCCGAAGCTAAATAGTGCATGGAATCTATGATTGTGATGCCTGTCGGCTGTTTGCCACGCTCCACATTGGCCAGAGATCGCTTTACAATGCATTTCCGGTAGAAGTGCTTTACGTTTTTGATTATGCCAGCGTCCAAGGGCTGAAGGTGGCTTGTGGTGTTGGCGGGCAGAAAAACCACCGTGATATTTCGTAGCGACTTGGTGTCTTTCGGATGCGCAGAGCAGTTGTCTAGAAAAAGAATTACTTTCCTGTCCTGGCAGCCCATCTTCGAGTCCATATAAGACAAAAACTCTTCAAAAAGCGAGCATGTCATCCAGACCTTGCTATTGTTCCTGTAGTGGCAGGGCAGGTGGCAAATATTCTTAAAGCAGCGTGGGTTCCGAAATTTGTCGATAACCCAGGGTTTCATCAATTCGGAGCCATCTGAGTTGCAGCACAGCAGCACTGTTAAGCGTTCCTTGCTGCATTTTCCTCTGTGGCAAGCCTCACCTTTTAGGCTCAGTGTCTTGGATGGCTGCACTTTGAAGAAAAGGCCTGCTTCATCGGCATTGAAGATATCCCTGGGTGCGTAGCCGCTGATAACGGACACCACGGTCTCTTTCCAGGCGTCAACAGTTGCTGTGTCGACGCTAGCAGCCTCTCCATTGACCGTCCGGTAGCATATTCCATGCCTCTTCTTGAATCGGTCGATCCATCCGTTTGACGCAGAAAAACTGTCGATGCCCAGCTTGTCGGCAATCTGAATTGCTTTTTCTCGCAAGATGGGCACACGTCAAAGTTGACTCCTGCGGCCCTCGCTTGTTTAAACCACTTGAATACGGCTTCAGCAAGCGGCGTGTGCTCCGCACCCCGGGCTTGCTTGCATCCGCCGGAAAAGTTTCTGGCGTTTTCTTCAATTTTGCTCCTTCTTGCGACAATGGTATTGAGAGTTGAAGGCGTTAGTCCTAGTTCCTTCGCTAAACACACCCTCTTCCGCGTCGGATTTTCTTCCACAGCGCGGAGGATATTCAGCTTCTCTTGCAGCGAAAATGTTTTTCGTTTTCTTGATCTCATCCTGGTGGTAGACTATGCTTCCACGGCAGTCAAACAAAGACGGCTCAGACTGGAGCCAAAAACTTGTTTCTGCACGTCCGTGCGGCCTGAACCGAAGGAGATGAGCGACGGAGCAAGGGAGCCACTACACACAGTCAGCCACGTTGACAAGTAGGAGCGTTTGGCGCAGTGGCAGGCAGACAACTTGGAGCGTCGGAGTTATAATGTTGAAGCGGAAGAACGAAGCTAGCACAACCACCTCATGCGACGACTCGCAACACAAAGGCAGCGCGAGATAACAACTGCGGGAAGCAAGGACGGACCACTTGGACGCGATGATGATGAGTCCCCGCCAACGCGACGGCTCTCTGGGCATCggaaactaatctcgaaggccctGCTTTTATATGCGTGCGCCGAAACAAATTTTAATGCTAAAAACTCGCCACCTATAAATAGTAAatactgatctcgaaggccataatTTTGCTGGTGGGAGCCGGGAACGTAATGGGCGTCGCCCATTGTGCGGCTAATCCTACAGTCAAGTCAAGCTACGTGAAAAGTCAATATGGCCGTCGGCACTGGCCGTTTAGAGTGCCGATTCGCGATGTAACATGGGGGAACGTTCCCACacttgcgacgtaacagcggggttcctAATGCATttggttctatgggagctgtgccgggacgcaacactacatttgctagtaggtacagcgtgtgaccgctggcgccacgctgcgccgctcgcacgtaccgcgtttctaggtggttccgttcaccgagggcgcttgaacgcaatgatatggtttgcacgaatgcaacccatGGAAGCGTGTCTGTATGgttgagtggttacggcgctcgcttcggcaTCTTGCGTAcacgggttcgaaacccgctctggctacatttttttttttttaatatcacgcttttccctttttttttctctcactgtttgccagcgcggtcgcttgaaccccggcgccacggcggcagccgtggtgccgggcgccgacgcgaagcggcggtcgttggggtgttgcggagcgcagcgtagcaacaccccaaataaaaaaatactgctccagtcaggtagactgctccctccctgatagtgagattatatttggatcatcaaaacagtgatgcgtttataataccaccgatccgaACAGCAGGCTACTCagcaccagcccagcgttttctccgtcaacgcctcctccgttccaacggcggcggctacaaacatggtacgcgcgagcggcgcagcgtggcgccagcggtcaaacgctgtacctactagcaattgtaaatacgctgTCGGGACCgtccgaaaacgacgtaacagccaggaaaaggcagcacccaggaacgtaacagcgggattCTACTGTACTTTGGCTGCATCGGTTTCCACTTGACGAAGAGCAGCAGTGTCTCTAAATTGCCAGCGAGAATGAAAAACCTTCTCActatctgatcacttggcgtggGAACTAAAACATAAGTGTACACGTGCACGGCCAACCCAATGCAACCCCAAAACATTTAAGCGCCAATTGGTATAAAATATTTGTGTCAGCTACTGGCATCATTCTCAAGCATTTCAAGTCTAGTAGACTGGAAATCACTAcgctatgtctacgttagcctcctgcatgAGACCGATGGCATTTCTCAAGGCAGCAATCACTGCATTTGGTAAACCAGCATGATACATGTAAGCTTTGtgcttcggcattgcctttttgccctctAAAGCAGTAATACTCAAAGGGGATTGCATCAAAAGAATTCGACGGGTATCTGTGAAGACACAATTTCCATAACATAAGTGAGCTCAGCGCGTCTTAGAGAACAAACagacaagatgaaaaaaaaaacaaaaaaaaacgaacggCTTGCATCCTCTTATGGTTTGTAGTCTGAATAACGTACTCTTGTCTAGAGTGACCAATCGGTCGATTTTGTTGCCTttcttagcgaaaaaaaaaaagcaagggcaAACTCCACAATAAGACTATACAGAACAAACCGATCAATAACCCAGCATCTACCACTGCTTCGGACACTCGCAGTCCCCAAACTGGTCGCACAACCACTTGACAAGTGTGATTGACACTGTACGGTGTGCTATTATTACTAACCGAACCTATTTTATTGGTGGGTGACAACTGCATCCACAAACGAGGTAGCTGcgcaatgtatctacagataacaatttGAACGCTTGAGAAAGTAAACAGCAGGACTTAAGTTTTCCCAATCGTCACATGTTTCTTAAtactcattgctgctaaaccacagcttAAAGTTACAATGAGAATATTGCAGCGAGGTCACATCTGTGAAACAAATTTTTAGAAATATACACAGCTGatctccgaggctgattgtaggctcaaGTACGCATGTACACATCGCATTGGGTGCTCTGTCCACTTCAACGCCAGAAGAAACTCGGGGGCCTTGCAGGCTTCACTTCAGTACATCTCACAGGACCATTTGTCATACTAAATAGACTGCGTGAGTGCGCAAGCAATCACCAGAAACTGCCACTGAGTGTATACCTCCTGGCATACAACACGGAGCACTCGTCCAAGCCAGCAACGCCAATGGCTTACAGATGGCACCACTGCCTATGTAATATGGCGGCACCCATTGAAAAGAGGACTATAGAAACTGACTACTGGCTACATGCAGTGACGACTGCAacttccctccctcccttccccccacccAAGGAAGATGCTTGAAATAAGACCAAATGAGCAAACAAATGCTGCGCAAAATGGTGACCAGACATATACTGTTGTACTTGCTATGTGCCAGGCCAGATGCACAACCCGCAACAGCTTAGACTAAGCTGAACACAACACGCCCAGCATACAACAACCATGTACACAATACACAACCAATATATACACAGCTCGCAGCACAGGGCTGCTTGACGCCTGTGTTGGTTGAGGGGCTGTGCCCTTCAAAACATATCCGACTCCCAACATCTTTTACAAGTCCAGCCTATCAGGTGGTACGACTCGTCGCCCGTACCTAGTCACTAGTACTGGGCCTGTGCGACGGTCGAATGCTCTAAGTGGAGCCGTCCTTGTTCCTCTGGGTGTAGTCACTCTTTTTGGTGTGGTCGCACTCCTTTGCTGTGGACTTGCCGGTGTTGGCTGCTGACAGGGTGTTGCCTCTGTGCCTTCCCCATGAACCGGTTCTTGGAGGCATTGTGTTTGTATGTTTCTGAGGTGGCATCCCTGTATCCTTCTGGTTGGAATGGGACCAGGTTGTGCCGGTTGCGCTGCAGGATTGCTCCCTCTTCTGTTTCTGCTGTGAAACACCTTGGACGCTGTGAAGGTCTGACGACTGTTGCCGAGAACCTTTCTGGTTGTATTTACACCCTGGTACCTTCTTGAAGTGTTGGGAGGTCCCTGGTGTGATGCCGGCAGTTGAAGTCAGCTGCCTGTTTTTTCTTGTACCGAGCATCTTTGTCACCCACATCTCAATGCCTGCTCTTGATGGTAGCAATTGTTGCTTCTCCTTGGGCAGCCTTGCTCGGAGCCTTCTGCCCATCAAAAGTTGTGCAGGGCTGAACCCTGCGTCACCGACTGTATCTTTGTAGTACAAGAGGTCCAAGTAGGGGTCTGTTGCTATAAGGAACAAGCTCTTCAATGTGCGCACCATGTGACCAGCCTCTCCATTAGAAAGAGGGTAGTTTCGGCTGCTTGTGACATGTGCAATGCCGTATGGTGCCATGAAGTGTGCCAATTCCTTGGATAGAATGTAAGCCCATTGTTGGATCACGACATTTTCGAGATGCCGTGCCGTGAGAAGATGCTTTTCTAGATTTTGATGACTCGGCAAGCTGTTGTCTTGAGAGTACCTTGAGTACCTCCCAGTACCTTGAGGTACTGGGAGTAGTAATCAACTACAAGAAGGAAAGTTTGTCCATTCAGATGAAGTAAGTCTGTGCCAAGCACTTCCCAGGGATGATCTGGAAGCGCTGTGCTGCAGAGAGGCTCTGCCGAATTTACACGATACGAAGCACACTGCTCACACCTGTAGACAAGATCCTTGATGTCTGTACTGATACCAGGCCACCACACCGACTCACAGTCTCGGGACCTATATCTGTTGATGCTTTGATCACCTTCATGAATTAGCGCCAGCACACTTGGCCATAAGGCGGCTGGGACAACCATACGAATGCCTTTGAGAAGAAGGCCATTGCAGACCGAGAGCTCGTCAATGATGTCAACATACTTTGCAACATGCAATGGAAGCTTGTTTTCCCTTGGGGAGCCACTCTGGCAGAGAGAAATTAGTGCACTGCACTTACCATCTTGCATTTGCACCATTTTGACGTCTTCTGGTTGTAGTGCTGCTAATGCTTCCGAAACTTGCAAGACCTCTGTAGCAAGTACTTTCATTGTGTACAAGGTATGAGGAGTACCTGCTGGCTCCATAGGGATGCGTGACAATGTGTCAGCTGTGGCAAGCAGCTTTCCTGGAATTTATCGCATGTTGAACTGGTATGACATCACTTTTAGTCTCAAATGCTGGATGCAAGGTGGCAATGTGTCTAGGTCTAGCTAGCTAAATAGCGATACTAGTGGTTGATGATCTGTTTCAACCTTAAACAATAGGCCTCAGAGAAACTCGTCAAACCTCCGAATGGCCCACACAGCGGCTAAGGCCACTTTTTCGGTTCGGCTGTACCTCTGCTCTGCTGCTGTCCAGGAACGGGAAGCAAATGGAACAAGATGCCTGTTTCCTGCAGGTTGCATTTGCAGAAGGACTGCTCCTAAGCTGAAAGAGCTTACATCGGTAGAGACAATCGTTGGGTATGCAGGGTGGAACTTTGCCATGCAAGCATGTCTTTCACTGCAGCAAATGCAGATTCTTGCTCATGAGACCATGTCCACGCGGGATTCTTGCCAAAAAGAGCCCTGATCGGGGCTGTGGCTTCTGATGCATGTGGGAGAAAGTGGCCCAGGTGATGAACCATGCCTAAGAGTCGCCGCACACCCGCTGCGTCTGAGGGCGGACCTTCACTGCCTTGAGCTTGTTGTGGTCTGGGTGGATGCCTTGCGCCGATACGTTAACTTTAAGAAAGGAAACTCCTGTTTAGCGAAAGCAGCTTTTTTCCTTATTCAAGGTGATTCCAGCTTGAGAAAGCCTTGTGAGGACTTCTTGAAGGCGAGTGTCATGTTCTTCCAAAGAATGGCCAAAAACCAGGCCATCATCAATCATGCAGACCTTGCCTTCCAGACCTTCCCGCATTGTTGACATTTGCTATTGAAAAAATTCTGGTGCTGACGTCATGCCAAAGGGCATTCGACGAAAGCAGTAGCACCCAAACGACGCGATGAGGGTTGTGAGCTCTTGCGACTCTTCCACAAGCTTGATTTGATAAATACCAGACGTTGAGTCCCCTTTGATGGATATCTCCGCATCTCCCAAAAGGCCAAGGACTTGGTCTACTGTCGGCAGATCATAGCGTTCCAGCAAGATGACTTTGTTCAACTTTGTGAGGTCGACACAGTCTGTGGCCCCCAGAAGCTTTTGGGACGACCAAAAGACCGGCACACCATTGCGTTGGCTTGTCTACCTTGCGTATCACTCCCTCTTCCAGCTTCTGAAGCTCTGCCTTAAATTTTCCGAGTAGAATAGGAATGCGGTGTGGCACGCTGAGGGAATACGGAACTGCATCCGGCTGAAGGCATATCTTGTACTCTTATGAAAGAGTGCCAAGCCCTTTGAACAGAGAGGGCAGAGACCCCACTTGTATAGAAACTTCAGAACTCTCAGAGCTTCCAGTGCCGCAAAGCCCAATTGATAACAGCACTGAGAGGGCCTTGACGACATCTAAGCGTTCAAAATGGACTTGCCTTTCCCTAGCAAGGTCACTGTGAAGGATCACAGGACGTTGAGTGGCTGTTCGCTCGGTCCGGAGAGGATGCTGTCAACTCTGCCGAGGGCTTGTGGGAGTTATGGAAAAGTATCCGATAGCAGAAACCTCTGCACCCGAGTCGACCTTGAAGACTTCTCTGTAGTTGTCAACGGTGATTTCAACGTACTTGGCTTTGCCTGAGCTGTGAATTGTATCCAGATAGATTGTGGACACCTTGGCCTGTCTTGCTTTCCGAGCACGACAAACATCAGCAAAATGGCCCTTTTTCTTGCAGTAGTGACACTGCAAGTTGCACGCTGGACACTCGGAGTGAGTATGTGGGAGCGACCGCAAAAATCGCACAAATTCGAGCTAGCGGCTTTTTGCTTTGCTGGCGTCACCTCGGCGTGTCTCTCACGTCTTGACTGGATCGGGTGCTTGGCCACATCGAGATTCAGTGCACCTTGCACTGTTGTGTGTGCCCCAAGCTTACTCTGTTTTTTGGCGTCTTTCGCTTGCCTTGCTTGAATCCACGCCTCCTTGAGGCTCAGCTGAGGCTTCCTGCAGAGCTTATTGGTGAGCGAGCAATTCCACAGTCCCACTATGAAGCAGTCGTGTTGAAACCACATGTTCCGAAGGTGCGCAAGTGGAACGTTGCCCCAGACGTCATTCACGAGGCCCTCGAGGATGTCGTTGACATAGTGTTGTATCGTTAGTGTGTTGTTAAAAAAGATGGGTCCGATGATGTTGCCATCAAAAATACTGCACCACACATTAAACGACCACTGGTATTGGTGTCGTGTTTGTGCCAGCCAGTGGGGACACTGATCACTCCAGTAGTGTGCATTGTGAAGATTAACTTGTGCACTTCTGGAGAAACTAGCCTCATCCATTCAAAGCACACGAGTGAGAAAGTCCGGTTCTTCTTCACATTTCGTGAAAATTCACATGGCAAAGTGAAGTCGGTTTTAAAAATCTCGGTCTTAAAGTTTTTGATGAAGATGTACATGGTATGGGTGCATTTTACCTTTTTTTAAAGTCCTCCACACTGACAACCTTCAGGTTCTGGCCGCCGCACTGGCGTCGCGCACACTACCGTGAGGGTTAGCAGCAAAGAATGCCAAAACATCTGTTTCCGCTTCTTTAACTATTGTTGCagtcctgggccggtattttgtagtgatgcgttatgctttattctatactagtcttatcctccaccgctcacgaccggctgatcccgctgataacgtgagcagaccgtcgctctgaccactgacaaagcgtgaaaaggcattagcatcagaaaggcatcgctacaaaataccggccctgtgtCGCTTTCTTGTGAAGCTACTAATCTCGCAAAGGACTTTGTACGTTCTAAGTATTGTTGACAGAGTAGGCCGTCCTCCACAATGCCACATCCGGAATAGCTTGGCTAACCCTTGTCGCCCTGCGCCGCCCCCGGAGCCAGGATCATTTTAGCCTTCTGGGCATTCATGAAGGGCATGACTGTCTCCTTGAAGAGCAGGTCACTGGCGTAGTACCGTTAAGATCTTCCGTTATTATGTACGCACTGACCCGTCAAGCAAAAATTACTTAAGTAATCGACAACACCATATGCTGGCCGTACAGATCCGCCAAAACGCAATAGATGGCCATAGCCTGCGCTAAGTTTGTTTCTATTGCTAAAGGGAACAAGAGGAACATACATTCCGGGCGCGCCTATCTACAGAACAAGATGAGTGCGCAAAATTACAGTCACAAGTGCGCCGTCACTGCTGCCCGGCTTTGAAatattctcccccccccctccaaaagcTCCGTGACGCTTATCAATGTGTCAGTGGCGTGATCTCATGATGCTACGACCATCACATAGCGTGAAGCCCTGTATTAAGCTGCCGTTGCTAGTAAAGCCGTGTATCCGCGGCTATTCGCTTGGCAGCGCTTGAGT
The DNA window shown above is from Dermacentor silvarum isolate Dsil-2018 chromosome 1, BIME_Dsil_1.4, whole genome shotgun sequence and carries:
- the LOC119446701 gene encoding tigger transposable element-derived protein 6-like; the protein is MPFMNAQKAKMILAPGAAQGDKAIQIADKLGIDSFSASNGWIDRFKKRHGICYRTVNGEAASVDTATVDAWKETVVSVISGYAPRDIFNADEAGLFFKVQPSKTLSLKGEACHRGKCSKERLTVLLCCNSDGSELMKPWVIDKFRNPRCFKNICHLPCHYRNNSKVWMTCSLFEEFLSYMDSKMGCQDRKVILFLDNCSAHPKDTKSLRNITVVFLPANTTSHLQPLDAGIIKNVKHFYRKCIVKRSLANVERGKQPTGITIIDSMHYLASAWSAVTASTVQHCFAKCFSARVDGTEEAVGDEAFADCDELCAAMQTVGDGIAYSDYVSTDDAVVSSEVLSVDEIVAECVDVCSSEDEVEEEEGEREQLLDPTSSSAVTALDLLRRYVSSSDDVECHTALQLLEKRLVLLGRHIVRRSLLFTSTLSRDYGIQGSLRTFAGCGGPFFVVNTVQSVNKKRDIQLSQPIKEATAASCRGSTCLRWGCGNSIFWSRITVQPPGSTAAYISRTPSCARPLGSSGGSQERA